Proteins encoded together in one Balearica regulorum gibbericeps isolate bBalReg1 chromosome 3, bBalReg1.pri, whole genome shotgun sequence window:
- the CEP162 gene encoding centrosomal protein of 162 kDa isoform X2 — translation MAHRFSKEELDEQFEEFLKESLSDDSLGNSKKKSSILETLGQPRKKETKKKDSVPWWISEEDSDDGGMLGASGSFVKIQNASQPMRESSENMHVEKMQLQKSNGVAVSLSKDSLETNDSVLASGRNQSIVGVGLDTLEEQEEKEIFFAKLEQEASSTVDYSRLNKELDSNDSVILAPFVRNEEAEKGEEESAQEEKSGSYSEDFEEETDANPAFKTEGNQEEANTGMLAKVVLLDSQDSTTELQKAAETSDVALGERYLPEEVSGIEMNEAGTSYGQTTSDIEALHQAYHHIDQSLGDTDEQKLHDSAMAASECLVQDVSQNNDIYSKNMSTIESDLPTVEELMKPIKGHSCNIRSFDVEPESPVKLVGSTANDLISHLPFKEHQNNMVWETNFSNKFNREESIFLHTAVNDDNFQRLTEKDIQTSEVQPDVQREEIVQDSLLSQGSKTEQALRSCSLKNERSESMTTKPMLYKNIRSPAPLHKKKSSYGPHGVVRSSGYGKPTSLSKQSFPVNEKKTPKETFKKISVKAKNPADRARSKEALFATRIIRSATNEPTLKGSIDKVTSGQSVVNNLGHQAMDYCRQYQHDLSFSPIKSCDRELYLLKRVQVAEEDLNTAHDLVQQLTSTISQKEKEVETKIIELKTQHEKELSRLGQENYVLQSKLRSMEELTQEKRWTHHTATVPVTEEKLAEIQKEIKDQEIIIQGYQQENEKLYKQMKELQIQNKKNEEQMFKENQCLVSELIALREKIAKTNIQSQIVQDSEPARNQSFTELISELRAAQKEETKLQEEIRRLKQDKQALEVDLGQAKKERDVAKVQIASTSSENSYEFKVMEESYKQEITHLKRRLQWYAENQDLLDKDAARLKDAREEIEKLKLEIREMEGILKRRYPNSLPALIYAAAAAEKTNDLSAKTSTVDFLERRIKKLEMELEGKDDEAKNSLRAMEQQFQKIKIQYEQRLVELEQLLAYKFMSESPKLNGDKASFTELEQQLQNLKKTHQITVKNLQTEIENLKSQNSQLKLRSKKNNKDLESTDSQMKQGNTKDRLLKLNEELVTKNREIQDLTKTVEKLQKERMVMLSDNNLRNKTDNKENSTEILKKNTSATDKRNASNSELFPSVLNADKIYQPHTFSDSNLSEVLQENAQLKEELERLSLEMNQQRVKSQATLAYSENNIRRIQEDTAEYIASLKASHQREVEKILCQHAKEHSTSKVAELNSRISTQEILIRHLQEQISEQQRHQEALLVSQMREKLLQKEVTKLLEELREAKESQSPEMKHFLCLEKKIKHIETRHAVREQEIQKATQLTQHVTEVRQTQEVEKWRRLAQRKNQELEKFRVELDSILDVLRELQKQGVVIPAPNGSGFSMMDGCWKTGLGRS, via the exons GAATGCTTGGAGCCAGTGGAAGCTTTGTCAAGATACAGAATGCTTCGCAGCCTATGAGAGAAAGTTCTGAGAATATGCATGTGGAAAAGATGCAGCTTCAGAAAAGTAATGGAGTTGCTGTCTCCTTAAGTAAAGACAGCCTGGAGACAAATG aTTCAGTTTTAGCTTCTGGGCGTAATCAAAGTATTGTGGGAGTTGGATTGGATACCTTGGAAgaacaagaagagaaagagatctTCTTTGCCAAACTTGAACAAGAAGCTTCCTCTACTGTCGATTATTCAAGATTAAATAAAGAGCTGGATTCCAATGATTCTGTCATATTAGCGCCATTTGTACG gaatgaagaagctgaaaaaggagaagaagaatCTGCACAAGAAGAGAAATCTG GCAGCTACAGTGAAGattttgaagaagaaacagatgcTAATCCCGCCTTTAAAACTGAGGGAAATCAG gaAGAAGCAAACACTGGCATGCTGGCTAAAG TTGTATTACTTGATTCACAAGATTCAACTACAGAACTTCAAAAGGCTGCTGAAACATCAGATGTAGCTCTAGGTGAACGTTATCTGCCTGAAGAAGTCAGTGGAATTGAAATGAATGAAGCAG GCACTTCCTATGGACAAACCACCAGTGACATCGAAGCATTACACCAAGCATACCATCATATTGATCAGTCTTTGGGAGATACCGATGAGCAAAAACTGCATGATTCTGCAATGGCAGCCTCGGAATGCTTAGTGCAAGATGTTTCACAAAATAATGACATCTATTCAAAAAACATGTCAACTATTGAATCAG ATTTACCTACTGTGGAAGAATTGATGAAACCAATTAAAGGACATTCATGTAATATCAGAAGTTTTGATGTGGAGCCTGAAag TCCTGTGAAACTGGTAGGCAGCACAGCAAATGACCTCATCAGCCATTTGCCCTTTAAAGAGCACCAGAATAATATGGTTTGGGAGACAAACTTTTCAAATAAgtttaacagagaagaaagcatcTTTCTGCACACAGCTGTGAATGACGATAACTTTCAGAGGTTGACTGAGAAAGACATTCAGACCAGTGAAGTACAGCCTGATgtacaaagagaagaaatagtaCAAGACTCTCTGCTTTCACAAGGCAGCAAAACTGAACAA GCTCTTCGGTCTTGTTCCTTGAAGAATGAAAGATCAGAATCAATGACAACTAAACCAATGTTATACAAGAATATCAGAAGTCCAGCACctttacataaaaagaaatcttcataTGGTCCCCATGGGGTGGTTAGAAGTTCTGGATATGGGAAACCCACTTCACTCTCAAAACAGTCTTTTCCagttaatgaaaagaaaacaccaaaagaaaCTTTCAAAAAGATCAGTGTGAAAGCCAAAAATCCTGCAGATAGAGCAAGATCTAAAG AAGCCTTATTTGCTACTAGGATAATACGATCTGCAACAAATGAGCCAACTTTGAAGGGAAGTATTGACAAAGTTACATCTGGCCAATCAGTTGTTAATAATCTTGGACACCAGGCTATGGATTATTGCAGGCAATATCAGCAT GATTTATCATTTTCTCCTATCAAAAGTTGTGATAGAGAACTGTATTTGCTGAAACGAGTACAAGTTGCAGAGGAAGACCTGAACACAGCGCATGATTTAGTTCAACAGCTAACCAGCACGATTTcgcaaaaagagaaagaagtggaGACAAAGATAATAGAATTGAAAACACAGCATGAAAAAGAGCTTTCTCGGTTGGGTCAGGAAAACTATGTTCTTCAGAGTAAG TTAAGAAGTATGGAAGAGCTGACTCAAGAAAAGAGATGGACCCATCATACAGCAACAGTTCCtgtcactgaagaaaaactggcagaaatacaaaaagaaattaaagatcAAGAGATCATTATTCAAGGTTATCAACAG GAAAATGAGAAGTTATACAAGCAAATGAAGGAGctacaaatccaaaacaaaaaaaatgaggaaCAAATGTTTAAGGAGAATCAGTGTTTAGTGTCTGAATTAATAGCCCTAAG AGAAAAGATAGCGAAGACTAATATCCAGTCACAAATTGTGCAGGATTCTGAACCAGCCAGAAATCAGAGTTTCACAGAATTGATTTCAGAGCTTCGAGCAGCACAG AAGGAAGAAACTAAATTACAAGAAGAGATAAGACGTCTCAAACAAGATAAGCAAGCTCTTGAGGTAGACTTGGGACAAGCAAAGAAGGAGAGAGATGTAGCAAAAGTCCAGATTGCATCCACGTCAA GTGAAAATTCCTATGAATTTAAAGTTATGGAAGAATCATACAAACAGGAAAttactcatttaaaaagaaggcTTCAGTGGTATGCAGAAAATCAAGATCTTCTGGATAAAGATGCAGCCCGTCTTAAAGAtgcaagagaagaaattgaGAAACTAAAACTGGAG aTCAGAGAAATGGAAGGAATTCTAAAAAGAAGGTACCCAAATTCTTTGCCTGCTTTGAtttatgctgctgctgctgctgagaaaactAATGATCTTTCAGCTAAAACAAGCACAGTTGATTTTTTggagagaagaataaaaaagttaGAAATGGAACTTGAAGGTAAAGATGATGAAGCTAAAAACAGTCTCCGTGCCATGGAAcaacaatttcagaaaataaag ATACAGTATGAGCAAAGACTTGTAGAGCTTGAGCAGCTACTTGCCTACAAATTTATGAGTGAATCACCAAAACTGAACGGTGATAAAGCCAGTTTTACAGAACTTGAACAGCAGCTTCAGAATCTAAAGAAGACCCATCAGATCACTGTTAAAAACCTCCAGACAGAAATTGAAAACCTTAAAAGCCAAAATTCCCAATTAAAACTCAGaagtaaaaagaataataaagacTTAGAGTCCACAGACTCTCAAATGAAACAAGGTAACACAAAAGATAGACTGTTAAAACTAAATGAAGAACTGGTCACcaaaaatagagaaatacaAGACCTTACAAAAACTGTAGAGAaacttcaaaaagaaaggatgGTGATGTTGTCTGATaataatttgagaaataaaactgataaTAAGGAAAACTCTACAGAGATCTTGAAAAAGAATACCTCAGCAACAGATAAAAGGAACGCCAGCAACAGTGAACTCTTTCCAAGCGTTTTGAACGCTGACAAAATATACCAGCCACATACCTTTTCGGATTCTAATCTCTCGGAAGTTCTGCAAGAAAACGCACAGCTGAAAGAGGAGCTTGAAAGATTGTCTCTAGAAATGAACCAGCAGAGGGTGAAGTCTCAAGCAACACTGGcttattctgaaaataacatACGAAG GATACAGGAAGACACAGCAGAATACATCGCATCTCTGAAAGCTTCCCATCAGAGGGAAGTGGAGAAGATTCTTTGCCAGCATGCAAAGGAGCATTCTACTTCTAAAGTAGCTGAACTAAACAGCAGAATTTCAACACAAGAG ATATTAATAAGACATCTCCAAGAACAAATCAGTGAACAACAGAGACATCAGGAAGCCCTTCTAGTTTCACAGATGCGAGAGAAACTCCTACAAAAAGAG GTGACAAAATTGTTGGAAGAACTGAGAGAGGCTAAGGAGAGCCAGAGtcctgaaatgaaacatttcttgtgcctggaaaagaaaatcaagcatATAGAGACCAGACACGCAGTAAGAGAGCAAGAAATCCAAAAG GCAACCCAATTAACACAACATGTTACTGAAGTGCGACAAACCCAAGAGGTTGAGAAGTGGCGAAGACTGGCACAACGGAAAAATCAAGAACTGGAGAAATTTCGAGTGGAATTGGATTCAATATTAGATGTTTTACGTGAACTGCAGAAACAAGGGGTTGTTATTCCTGCACCTAATGGCAGTGGATTCAGCATGATGGATGGCTGTTGGAAGACAGGATTAGGTAGGAGTTGA
- the CEP162 gene encoding centrosomal protein of 162 kDa isoform X1 encodes MAHRFSKEELDEQFEEFLKESLSDDSLGNSKKKSSILETLGQPRKKETKKKDSVPWWISEEDSDDGGMLGASGSFVKIQNASQPMRESSENMHVEKMQLQKSNGVAVSLSKDSLETNDSVLASGRNQSIVGVGLDTLEEQEEKEIFFAKLEQEASSTVDYSRLNKELDSNDSVILAPFVRNEEAEKGEEESAQEEKSGSYSEDFEEETDANPAFKTEGNQEEANTGMLAKVVLLDSQDSTTELQKAAETSDVALGERYLPEEVSGIEMNEAGTSYGQTTSDIEALHQAYHHIDQSLGDTDEQKLHDSAMAASECLVQDVSQNNDIYSKNMSTIESDLPTVEELMKPIKGHSCNIRSFDVEPESPVKLVGSTANDLISHLPFKEHQNNMVWETNFSNKFNREESIFLHTAVNDDNFQRLTEKDIQTSEVQPDVQREEIVQDSLLSQGSKTEQALRSCSLKNERSESMTTKPMLYKNIRSPAPLHKKKSSYGPHGVVRSSGYGKPTSLSKQSFPVNEKKTPKETFKKISVKAKNPADRARSKEALFATRIIRSATNEPTLKGSIDKVTSGQSVVNNLGHQAMDYCRQYQHDLSFSPIKSCDRELYLLKRVQVAEEDLNTAHDLVQQLTSTISQKEKEVETKIIELKTQHEKELSRLGQENYVLQSKLRSMEELTQEKRWTHHTATVPVTEEKLAEIQKEIKDQEIIIQGYQQENEKLYKQMKELQIQNKKNEEQMFKENQCLVSELIALREKIAKTNIQSQIVQDSEPARNQSFTELISELRAAQKEETKLQEEIRRLKQDKQALEVDLGQAKKERDVAKVQIASTSSENSYEFKVMEESYKQEITHLKRRLQWYAENQDLLDKDAARLKDAREEIEKLKLEVEKLRAEAGDQSVQQKKRLRDRAADAKRIQDLERQIREMEGILKRRYPNSLPALIYAAAAAEKTNDLSAKTSTVDFLERRIKKLEMELEGKDDEAKNSLRAMEQQFQKIKIQYEQRLVELEQLLAYKFMSESPKLNGDKASFTELEQQLQNLKKTHQITVKNLQTEIENLKSQNSQLKLRSKKNNKDLESTDSQMKQGNTKDRLLKLNEELVTKNREIQDLTKTVEKLQKERMVMLSDNNLRNKTDNKENSTEILKKNTSATDKRNASNSELFPSVLNADKIYQPHTFSDSNLSEVLQENAQLKEELERLSLEMNQQRVKSQATLAYSENNIRRIQEDTAEYIASLKASHQREVEKILCQHAKEHSTSKVAELNSRISTQEILIRHLQEQISEQQRHQEALLVSQMREKLLQKEVTKLLEELREAKESQSPEMKHFLCLEKKIKHIETRHAVREQEIQKATQLTQHVTEVRQTQEVEKWRRLAQRKNQELEKFRVELDSILDVLRELQKQGVVIPAPNGSGFSMMDGCWKTGLGRS; translated from the exons GAATGCTTGGAGCCAGTGGAAGCTTTGTCAAGATACAGAATGCTTCGCAGCCTATGAGAGAAAGTTCTGAGAATATGCATGTGGAAAAGATGCAGCTTCAGAAAAGTAATGGAGTTGCTGTCTCCTTAAGTAAAGACAGCCTGGAGACAAATG aTTCAGTTTTAGCTTCTGGGCGTAATCAAAGTATTGTGGGAGTTGGATTGGATACCTTGGAAgaacaagaagagaaagagatctTCTTTGCCAAACTTGAACAAGAAGCTTCCTCTACTGTCGATTATTCAAGATTAAATAAAGAGCTGGATTCCAATGATTCTGTCATATTAGCGCCATTTGTACG gaatgaagaagctgaaaaaggagaagaagaatCTGCACAAGAAGAGAAATCTG GCAGCTACAGTGAAGattttgaagaagaaacagatgcTAATCCCGCCTTTAAAACTGAGGGAAATCAG gaAGAAGCAAACACTGGCATGCTGGCTAAAG TTGTATTACTTGATTCACAAGATTCAACTACAGAACTTCAAAAGGCTGCTGAAACATCAGATGTAGCTCTAGGTGAACGTTATCTGCCTGAAGAAGTCAGTGGAATTGAAATGAATGAAGCAG GCACTTCCTATGGACAAACCACCAGTGACATCGAAGCATTACACCAAGCATACCATCATATTGATCAGTCTTTGGGAGATACCGATGAGCAAAAACTGCATGATTCTGCAATGGCAGCCTCGGAATGCTTAGTGCAAGATGTTTCACAAAATAATGACATCTATTCAAAAAACATGTCAACTATTGAATCAG ATTTACCTACTGTGGAAGAATTGATGAAACCAATTAAAGGACATTCATGTAATATCAGAAGTTTTGATGTGGAGCCTGAAag TCCTGTGAAACTGGTAGGCAGCACAGCAAATGACCTCATCAGCCATTTGCCCTTTAAAGAGCACCAGAATAATATGGTTTGGGAGACAAACTTTTCAAATAAgtttaacagagaagaaagcatcTTTCTGCACACAGCTGTGAATGACGATAACTTTCAGAGGTTGACTGAGAAAGACATTCAGACCAGTGAAGTACAGCCTGATgtacaaagagaagaaatagtaCAAGACTCTCTGCTTTCACAAGGCAGCAAAACTGAACAA GCTCTTCGGTCTTGTTCCTTGAAGAATGAAAGATCAGAATCAATGACAACTAAACCAATGTTATACAAGAATATCAGAAGTCCAGCACctttacataaaaagaaatcttcataTGGTCCCCATGGGGTGGTTAGAAGTTCTGGATATGGGAAACCCACTTCACTCTCAAAACAGTCTTTTCCagttaatgaaaagaaaacaccaaaagaaaCTTTCAAAAAGATCAGTGTGAAAGCCAAAAATCCTGCAGATAGAGCAAGATCTAAAG AAGCCTTATTTGCTACTAGGATAATACGATCTGCAACAAATGAGCCAACTTTGAAGGGAAGTATTGACAAAGTTACATCTGGCCAATCAGTTGTTAATAATCTTGGACACCAGGCTATGGATTATTGCAGGCAATATCAGCAT GATTTATCATTTTCTCCTATCAAAAGTTGTGATAGAGAACTGTATTTGCTGAAACGAGTACAAGTTGCAGAGGAAGACCTGAACACAGCGCATGATTTAGTTCAACAGCTAACCAGCACGATTTcgcaaaaagagaaagaagtggaGACAAAGATAATAGAATTGAAAACACAGCATGAAAAAGAGCTTTCTCGGTTGGGTCAGGAAAACTATGTTCTTCAGAGTAAG TTAAGAAGTATGGAAGAGCTGACTCAAGAAAAGAGATGGACCCATCATACAGCAACAGTTCCtgtcactgaagaaaaactggcagaaatacaaaaagaaattaaagatcAAGAGATCATTATTCAAGGTTATCAACAG GAAAATGAGAAGTTATACAAGCAAATGAAGGAGctacaaatccaaaacaaaaaaaatgaggaaCAAATGTTTAAGGAGAATCAGTGTTTAGTGTCTGAATTAATAGCCCTAAG AGAAAAGATAGCGAAGACTAATATCCAGTCACAAATTGTGCAGGATTCTGAACCAGCCAGAAATCAGAGTTTCACAGAATTGATTTCAGAGCTTCGAGCAGCACAG AAGGAAGAAACTAAATTACAAGAAGAGATAAGACGTCTCAAACAAGATAAGCAAGCTCTTGAGGTAGACTTGGGACAAGCAAAGAAGGAGAGAGATGTAGCAAAAGTCCAGATTGCATCCACGTCAA GTGAAAATTCCTATGAATTTAAAGTTATGGAAGAATCATACAAACAGGAAAttactcatttaaaaagaaggcTTCAGTGGTATGCAGAAAATCAAGATCTTCTGGATAAAGATGCAGCCCGTCTTAAAGAtgcaagagaagaaattgaGAAACTAAAACTGGAG GTCGAGAAGCTCAGAGCTGAAGCTGGAGATCAGAGTGTGCAACAGAAGAAACGTTTGCGAGACAGAGCAGCGGATGCTAAAAGAATTCAGGATCTTGAGCGACAA aTCAGAGAAATGGAAGGAATTCTAAAAAGAAGGTACCCAAATTCTTTGCCTGCTTTGAtttatgctgctgctgctgctgagaaaactAATGATCTTTCAGCTAAAACAAGCACAGTTGATTTTTTggagagaagaataaaaaagttaGAAATGGAACTTGAAGGTAAAGATGATGAAGCTAAAAACAGTCTCCGTGCCATGGAAcaacaatttcagaaaataaag ATACAGTATGAGCAAAGACTTGTAGAGCTTGAGCAGCTACTTGCCTACAAATTTATGAGTGAATCACCAAAACTGAACGGTGATAAAGCCAGTTTTACAGAACTTGAACAGCAGCTTCAGAATCTAAAGAAGACCCATCAGATCACTGTTAAAAACCTCCAGACAGAAATTGAAAACCTTAAAAGCCAAAATTCCCAATTAAAACTCAGaagtaaaaagaataataaagacTTAGAGTCCACAGACTCTCAAATGAAACAAGGTAACACAAAAGATAGACTGTTAAAACTAAATGAAGAACTGGTCACcaaaaatagagaaatacaAGACCTTACAAAAACTGTAGAGAaacttcaaaaagaaaggatgGTGATGTTGTCTGATaataatttgagaaataaaactgataaTAAGGAAAACTCTACAGAGATCTTGAAAAAGAATACCTCAGCAACAGATAAAAGGAACGCCAGCAACAGTGAACTCTTTCCAAGCGTTTTGAACGCTGACAAAATATACCAGCCACATACCTTTTCGGATTCTAATCTCTCGGAAGTTCTGCAAGAAAACGCACAGCTGAAAGAGGAGCTTGAAAGATTGTCTCTAGAAATGAACCAGCAGAGGGTGAAGTCTCAAGCAACACTGGcttattctgaaaataacatACGAAG GATACAGGAAGACACAGCAGAATACATCGCATCTCTGAAAGCTTCCCATCAGAGGGAAGTGGAGAAGATTCTTTGCCAGCATGCAAAGGAGCATTCTACTTCTAAAGTAGCTGAACTAAACAGCAGAATTTCAACACAAGAG ATATTAATAAGACATCTCCAAGAACAAATCAGTGAACAACAGAGACATCAGGAAGCCCTTCTAGTTTCACAGATGCGAGAGAAACTCCTACAAAAAGAG GTGACAAAATTGTTGGAAGAACTGAGAGAGGCTAAGGAGAGCCAGAGtcctgaaatgaaacatttcttgtgcctggaaaagaaaatcaagcatATAGAGACCAGACACGCAGTAAGAGAGCAAGAAATCCAAAAG GCAACCCAATTAACACAACATGTTACTGAAGTGCGACAAACCCAAGAGGTTGAGAAGTGGCGAAGACTGGCACAACGGAAAAATCAAGAACTGGAGAAATTTCGAGTGGAATTGGATTCAATATTAGATGTTTTACGTGAACTGCAGAAACAAGGGGTTGTTATTCCTGCACCTAATGGCAGTGGATTCAGCATGATGGATGGCTGTTGGAAGACAGGATTAGGTAGGAGTTGA